AGACGATGTGCACCAAGTGCCACTTCACAGATGTACCGGTTAAGGACAAGGCGAAGTTCATGACACATGTCGATCAAGATTGTTCAATCTGCCATTCGCCCCACGGTGCAGATAATGAGCGGTACTTGGTCAACAAGGATGCTATGGCGCTTTGCAGGACCTGCCACGAAGATGTGCATAAAGGTTCGCATCCGATGGGTGGAGAAGTAATTGACAAACGCACCAATTCGACGCTGGATTGCCTAAGCTGCCATAAGATGCACGGATCGGGACAGGAATTCTATCTTGCCTTCAATCCCGATATGGATTTGTGCATTCAGTGTCATAAACGCTGACGAAGATTCTCGCAATAACGCAAAAAGAAGCGCCGCCTTGGAAATCGAGGCGGCGCTTGGTGTTTTGCTACTAATGCAGTCTTAGGTTGTCGCCGGAATAAACGAGGCGATGATTTGCTCGACCTGACCTGCGAGTAGTTTGAAGGACATTTTTGAGTAGACTGCTGAGAAGGTATAACCGCGCTTGTCGATGACGGCGTAAATCTGTTGGTGGAACTGAGCTTTGCCATCGACTACTACGGTTTTATAGATCCACTCGTGCACCGGTAAACCACTCGGTAATGTACGGGGAGCATCTTTGAGCGTATCGGCACTGCCGATTGAATGCTGGGTGAGTTGGATGCGTTCGCGAGCATAGGTGTCAACAGTGTGGTCACCGACATTCTTGTCGATTGTAAGATTGAGCATGTGACGGACACCATGGCTATCGGGACCGAGGAACGTGAAGATGGAATTGTCCTCCCAGCCATCAGGCAAGGATATCGTGAATTGGAAGTTTGACTTTGACATAGTTCATTGCTCCATTGCGAACGATACGATTATCGGAGGCAGAGGATTCCCTGTGTGCCACCGAGGAAGACTCGTCCCTGATTATCGACCAGTGGACGACAAGTGAATTTGCCATCGAAGACGCGATTGACAATGGCCTCGCCGTGCTCGGAAAGCCGCGTGAAAAGTGAACCGCAGACGACCAGGAGTGAATTGTCTGAACAGGCAGTCAAGAAGATCTTGCCTGCGGTCGGGATCGTATACTCCCAAATCAGATTCGCTTCGACATAGTGATAGATGGTGTTGCCGACGGCGATCCAGGTCCGTGCGCCGGGCGCCGAAACAGGCGGCTGAGCCAGTTCGCCTTGGGTCTTGAGGAAAACAGACCAGATCTCTTTGCCGGCCAGATCAAGGCAGCGCATACGCATTTTGTCTTCGAAGTCGTCGACGGCGATAATCTTGTCCTCGTGATTGATGGAAACGCCGTGGAGATTAGTCACTGGCAGTGAATTGAACTTGGTACTCGAATCAGCGTTTGCCGGAAAGATGTCGATGAAATTGTAGGTTCCGAGACAGACGGTTGCGCCATCGGAAGTCAAACGAGCACCGCGAGATTGACCGGGGCGTTCGAAGAACCAAAGAAGTCGCTCGTCTTCAGGGCGATAACGCGCATAGACACCAGCGGC
This is a stretch of genomic DNA from bacterium. It encodes these proteins:
- a CDS encoding DcrB-related protein, with protein sequence MSKSNFQFTISLPDGWEDNSIFTFLGPDSHGVRHMLNLTIDKNVGDHTVDTYARERIQLTQHSIGSADTLKDAPRTLPSGLPVHEWIYKTVVVDGKAQFHQQIYAVIDKRGYTFSAVYSKMSFKLLAGQVEQIIASFIPATT